In Rhodamnia argentea isolate NSW1041297 chromosome 1, ASM2092103v1, whole genome shotgun sequence, the genomic window CATGTTCCTGTGATGTGCTCAACATGGATGTGCTTAAGAAGAAACTGACGGATTGAAGTGATATCGAATCAAGTTGTATCATGCACGTTGCTTCTAATGATAACGAATGTCGGGGCGAGAAAGGAGGCTACCTTGGCTCATTTAGTAATTCGTCCGGCGATTACTCGACATGTGGCTATTACAAAAAATGCCCATTAGTTATTCCttatttgcccgaaaatcattCATCCCCACTTGGTACTCATTTTTCTCGACTGTTCTATGTTACTTGTGAAGGATCAAAATGGTCTCCGTATCTCATATGTGGCAAGATTAAGAGTGTGGGCTCAATCATAAAACACAAGGCTTCGGCCCACAATGGTAGACCAGGAGCATTGTCAGTTGTTCTTGTAATATTCATATCCATTTCACTTTCTAAGGAAATATTAACTTCCTTTGGAGGGCTACTCGAGAAGTTCATTGGGCgaccttatttaagaaaaaatcgTCATCAAGATGTTCTGCATCTCTCCGGAGATGGGCTGCCGGCGTTTCTACTCGGTTTGAGCGCTAACATGAGGATCTCACACCACGATGAAGGATTCAAGTTCAAACTTAGAGAGAGGTCGTCGCTCAATACCGGTCAGATTCACTATTCAAAGATAAATGTGCCTCATGACTATGGCAATACCGAAATGCCAAAGGTCTCGATTCACTATAGCAAGATACGGGCATTACTAGTATGAGTAGGACTCGAACTAAGTGATAATTTATAAATATCGACCATACTACTAGGCTGCCTATGTAGTTATCAAGCTAGCAATAGATGTCGTTCCTTAGTTGTTTATAACTTTTATATAGTCACCATATGTAAATTTAATTACTTGAGGTAAAGTATCATCATTCTCATTCTGGTTTAGGTGTAGTAGGAtgaagaaaaattgtccaaaaagtcctaagcttATTGCACTTTAGTCAATTCTGTCCTAAAcgttttaattgtgccaattgagtcctaaacattttcatgttttactaattaagtcataaacttttttatattttactaattgagtctatccgatcaattttagcagaAAATCGATGATGTGGACGTTGTTAATCTTATGTGGCACGGCCGCCACTaacttggacaaattttaattgcatttttatatttatttatttttttgttcccttcTTGGCCTTGCTAGTGACTGCTAGCTGGCAGTGATAAGCTTCGTCAAAGGCTGGCAAGGCACTCGCCTTTAGCTGGTCGctgaggaagaagggaagaaaaaaaagaaagaaaagagaaaaaaattcaaaaaaataataaaatattattaaaagttatccACATCAAAACCGACAGTGTCACGTAAGACGgagtttttcaaaattggtcaaattgactcaattgacaaactaTAAAAATGATTAGTATTCAAATgacacaatcaaaaaatttatgattgaattaaaaaaagcgcaagaaattaaaaagcttttgaacaattttcccgtAGAATGAAAGCGACGTTTCACCAAATAACCAATTAtaacacaatcaatcaaatcaagagcCAATCTCCATGGGCTTGTGCACGACTTTTGTTACTCATCTATTAAATGCGATGCGTATTTTAACTCCCCATCAGATCCAAATCAAGACCTGGCCCGGAAGGAGAATAAAAAAGTATGTCGGGTCAATCAATATAGTAGATGCATATAATTCGTTGAAACATCAAACAATAAAGTCTTCAACTAATTGTTCATGCACGGAATTGATAACGAGATGTGCACATGAATTCTCGACCGACCCCTACTTGATCTGCATGGTGACAGGCTTCTCAGGTAGGCGTGACCCGCGTCGCTGGTCTATGACATAGTAATCGATCGCATTCATGGCAAAAAATGATGTGGTGGAGCTCAATCACGCAATTGAGTGAAAGTCATTGTGAGTTCCGATTGAAGTTTGTGGAGATTCGAAGTGCCTCTACACGAGATAACTTTATCGATAGACGGTGAATTGTGAATTAATCGATTGTTCGAATTGCAATTCACTCAATTTGggacaattatttttttgctcgaAACATCCTCTTCTTCCACTAAGAACCACTAATAAAACATAGTTAATGAGGTTCAGAACATAGAACATACCAAAGAAACTAGGGATTAGTCACGCAAGTATCGGGGAGTACTTTCTTTCGGTAAGCTTTCATAATCCAATTAACTAAAAGATTCGCCTCTCGGCAAACTTTTACGATCTCAACAAGGCGATGTTGAGATTGTACTTTtctaaggctctatttgtttcatgaaaaatgaatgttctcatgttatttttcagaaatgatCGGTTATGATGTTTTTAATAATcgggtgataaaaaaaatattatcattatcgataacaaccGATATCCAAATACTATCGTGCACGATGAAAATATacttcgttcattcattttcgtaagcgatataaacaatcattttcaggaaagtGTTTTTCAAACCATTCATCTAAGTTCTCATCCTCAATGCACGAGTTGTTTCTCGTTTATATTGATCGCGCGATCGATTTTCGCTTTTGTCTTCGTTTGTTACTTAGGCACCAAACGTCAACGTTTGCTACCTCGATATCAAAGGCGTGCGAATTGCCTTTACAACTGGAAAGTTGacccaaacaaagaaaagaagaaaataaaaaataaaaacttagcAGGTGGAAGGACAATAACTGCTTGCAGGATGGATTAGTTGAAGAGTGGGCACGACATATGGTCACATCGTGACCGTGCGTGACATGTTCATCGGTCCCGATTGCCCATCTCCGATTACTCAAGACATTGACCTTCAATCGTCAATTCATCACCAGGTTGGGCCACAAAAGTCTAATTCAACAAGCATAAGCAacggatgcttttttttttttataccatttCCATAGGATTGATTAGTAATCATGTGAATTATACACGAAATACGTTCATGGGCTTTGCGATAGGTTTTCGACTCATTGATCAAATCTAATGTCTCATagttgtattatttttttttccctacgtGGGTATAGGTgcttatgttaaaaaaaaaggtggtgaTTGTACAAGCATCGATGATTATTCACGCAAGCATCGatgattattaaaaaaagttcaCGTCGGCGTCGATCGCTCCACGTCAAAGAtctttggtcaaaattgactggatatactgaattggtaaaatgcaaaatatttaagactaaattgaccaaaaaaaaaagtttaaaattgaattggcacaattacaatatgttcattatttttttggcaatttcttCTAATGGGAGATATCTTAAGTGCCAACTAGTTGATAAATTCGTTAGTTTGGCTTTGTAGGAGCTAATCATGCTTTGGAATTTGAAGAGTTAAGAGAGTTAGTTAGATTTGAAGCCAATTTATCTTTTTCCAACAATTAATCTTCGAGAAGCATATCCTAGCCCAAGCTCTTATATATTTTGGGAGCGTTTAGTGACTAAACCTTAACAACTTTTTCAGTTTGGAAGGAAAATCCAAAGAAAGGGATCTTTCACATCCTTAAATCAAAATCTACTTCCACCGTtgatttcaatttagtccaaaaatgGAACTAATCACGAATCTTCATGCTAGTAAATCACTCATCTGAGGTGTGCGCTAATCGCTGTTCgattaaagaaattatttacaCTTAAATAAGACAATTTATGAAATAAATTCTTTCGACGAGAAAATATTATTCGATAAATAACCAACAAAGCAACCAAGAAACCCTAGCCGGTAAATCTTTCCATCCGTTCGCAAATTCTACTAGTCATCACCCAACTCATGAACCTACTTTGGAGGCGTTTCTAATTCGTGCTGAGTCTGAGTCTGAGTCAGAGTCACGGCGTGGAAATCGATGGctcaatatattttaataattttttcatttatataatttttttttagtttttcttcccCAGACTCATAGTCGGCACGCTCCTGCTGACTTTGGGCAAGGGCCATTACACCCTTGCTGGCCAAGGCGAGGCTGCATGGCCTGTCGCAAATATATGGCCCAGCGAGGGCATCGCGGCGAGCGCCGATCCTAAGTCgagggaaagaaaaactaaaaaagacaagaaaaaataaaaaaaaaataaaatcaattattaaactattattaaaaaaatcaatgtcaGTTCCAACTGgccaaatacaaaaagtttatgattgaaatggaaaagaaaatgtttaggactgaacaagcacaattataataggtttagaattttttttgtaattttctcgttATTGGCAAATCTCCTTTCGAAGGGGTTTCAAGTACTCGTTTCCTTACTAGAGTTTGGGTTTGGGAGTCAAGACTATCAAGGCCATATAAGGAATATGATCGAGTTCGAATTGGATGATCTCTCTTACAATTCCTCAATATAAATGTACAAGGAAAAATTTAGCAGGTTGCGATAAACCTGTCAAAATGCATTACAGACctatttcttaacccatatataatgggttgagttgttatatgagttAATTATATTCAGTAAATGAGTTTAAACATGAGATGAGTTAGGCTTACAACTTACTTAAATCCAACGCACATTGGTaactctttcttcattttctctcataCTCACTCGATCTTGCGCTTGTTAATTTTCCACTTTAACCTCAGTTTGAATATGAGTATTCCTACATttggttaaatatgaaagtattttagcaatatgaatTGGGTTGAGTATGATTTGGGTATGAGTAGAGAGGTATGAGTCAACAGATTTGCATTATATAGATTTACATTgcatgaaaataggtcaaaatggattttaaattgTACCATTTTTTACCGGAGCTACCTATTTCACAGGTCTAGATCGCGAAGACAGCAATCTCCTAAGCAATTTGCACTCATATCTGTGAATAATCTCAATCGGTCGCACATACATAATTGTTGTTTTCAAATCAGTATAGCGAACAGGCGAACATGCACAGCAAGCAATTGATGGATTGGCATGTTCAACCAACTCCATCAATACTTCAACTATTTTGACAAGAAATCTTTGGTCCACGCAGGGATTTGTCAAGCTGGTCTAGAATTTGCACATAGACTAGTCTTCTTTGGTTGAATGAAGATCGATCCAACTACTTAATTTAATAACCTCGCAAGAAATAGGGTCTTGTTAGCATGACAATATAACAATATGAGGGTGAACTACTAGTCATAAGATCAAAAGTGGATCCCACAATAAtggctatatatttttttaccattcaTAATACTTGTAGTTGATATTGCACCGTTATATTGTTACACTTCAGCTTCTCAAATCCCCAAGAAATAATCAGAAAATTCGACAAGAGATTGGTTCGCTCCATGAACACTTCAACAGCACTAATTTCTAGCTTAAAAAATGATGCGCGGTTGAATCGATGAGAGATTTgttaactgttctaaaagtttaagctatcgGATGAAGGTGTGATTTAATATCTTAGTTATTCTATCAATTGCAAAACAGTTGATGCAAAAACGTTATGTGATTTATATTACAAATGGAGACGGATCAACAACTCGACCCTCTATTCGAGTCGAATTTTGGGTAAAAAGATGATTTTGCGCATGTAATGACCCGATCCGAATTTGTCAAACTATGAGAAAAGAGGTACTCTTAATTATATCACTCTAAATTAATCTCATACTTATTCATCACTCGTTGAGGCTTGAGCTGTTACAGTAGACGCACTCGAAATGTATACAGCACAAAGGAACCAAACATAGGTAAACATAGCAATAATGACATAAACAGTTGCATGAGATGAACATCGTAAGCTACGCATATTTCACGTTCGGGGGTGCCGACGACGATGCCAGTGAAAGAAGCTCCTTGTCCTTCTCGAACAGGGCCATGTCCTCTGGCTTGAGATTAGCATATGCTTCTATGCCGCCTCCATCTCTGGTGTCGAGGAAGGAGACGAGGTTCCAGTAAGGAAGCGCGGAGGACCCGACCCACGCGGGCTTGCCCCATCCGAAGTCGGCCTCGTAGGTCGGGAACCGGCACAGACTCGTGAAGCTGAAGGGCACGATCTCGCCTTTTGAAATCCGGGCCGAGCGTTCCTTCATGAAGTTCAAGTGCCCTTCGCCTTCTCTTAGCTTCTTCACGTAGTCCGTGTTCACTTCCTTTATTGCTTCTCTCACCTTGTTatcgggggaaaaaaaaaaaaggacaagaaacaaACATGACTTCAGAAAGCATTCGATCACATActgattctttaaaaaaaaaaaaaatggattgacACTAATCTTAAGCTTATGTCCTCCACTTTGGCTATCTGTAGAATGATTTTCTCTAGCTATACCTGGTTCACGATCATATGTTCATCAGTATCAATGGTTGGCATCGCCAGGGCAATCCTACTTATGTTCCCGAAATGGCGGTCTGACAATGGCGGATCCATCCTCGGACGCAAGTTCACTGCATGTAGCACCGTGTATATCTTGTCATTCTCGCTGGTGCAGTCTGGTTTCTTTTGCGTGCTCTCCATGTACCGCCTCCACAAGAAGGCCGACAAGGCCTCGACTCTCGTCGGCCGCCTTATCTGGCCTTCTGCCTCGACCTTCTCATTGTTGCAATACTTATCTCGAAGGGCGGCTATCGACACGGCGTCGAAGACGAACCGCTTCGTAACGAGGCCTTCCTTCAAAATCCCCGTACTTGGTGCAAATCCCGCTAGATTCATTGGCGGGAAAAGAGAGGATGACTCGAAAACGGGAGATATTATCTGGCCGCCGTCGCCACGAGCGACCGTGGCCCAACTATTGAGGAAAGAGAAGAACGACAGCGCGTCAGCGAGCTTGTGGGAGACGCATAGTGCTAGGCACAACCCTCCGCACTCAAAGAAGCTAACTTGGACGGCCGTGGCGAGATCGCCCAAGTCGTAGAGCTTGAAGGGCAAGAGCCGGTCAAGCTTCTCGGGGTCAGGACTTTCGAGGACCTCCGAGAGCCGGCATGTGGCTTGAGCCACCACGAAGTGGACGCCATCGTCGTTGCATTCGACGTAGAGGTTGTCTCTTAAGCGCCCAGCGAGTGGGTAGAACCCGGTTAGGGTTTCAGAGAGAGATCGCTTGATCTTGGAGAGTTTTTCCTCGTTGGTGAGGGGATCGTCTTTggagaaaaagaggaggaggggcATGAAAATTGGGGGCGCGATCTGGTCGAGGAAGGAGAGGCTGTGGCGGCGGAGATCGGGAGGTGTCGGAGAAGATGGCTTGATGGTCTCTGCGTGTTCTAGTATCACCTTCATTGTTCGATAGTGTTACGATGCAGATGGAGATGGTGATGATCGAGCATAATGGGATTTatatagagagaagagagacaaAGGTGAGGGTGAAAGCCATACGATGACCTCTGTACTTTTTCATCTTATATTGGCAAATAAGGATTTTAATGCCTAATACATATCCATACATCTTTTATAGTTACATCTTGCATATGAACTAATTATTGACCC contains:
- the LOC115739016 gene encoding stemmadenine O-acetyltransferase-like, translating into MKVILEHAETIKPSSPTPPDLRRHSLSFLDQIAPPIFMPLLLFFSKDDPLTNEEKLSKIKRSLSETLTGFYPLAGRLRDNLYVECNDDGVHFVVAQATCRLSEVLESPDPEKLDRLLPFKLYDLGDLATAVQVSFFECGGLCLALCVSHKLADALSFFSFLNSWATVARGDGGQIISPVFESSSLFPPMNLAGFAPSTGILKEGLVTKRFVFDAVSIAALRDKYCNNEKVEAEGQIRRPTRVEALSAFLWRRYMESTQKKPDCTSENDKIYTVLHAVNLRPRMDPPLSDRHFGNISRIALAMPTIDTDEHMIVNQVREAIKEVNTDYVKKLREGEGHLNFMKERSARISKGEIVPFSFTSLCRFPTYEADFGWGKPAWVGSSALPYWNLVSFLDTRDGGGIEAYANLKPEDMALFEKDKELLSLASSSAPPNVKYA